Below is a genomic region from Penaeus vannamei isolate JL-2024 chromosome 18, ASM4276789v1, whole genome shotgun sequence.
gtgccccatcatccacctgtggggttcctgagggctttcccccacaagcttcactctgggctggcggccaccagagcgcaggcgagacgagtagttctcgttcccagcctgcgctcgaGCAgacgccctcccagcagggcccacagtccacctcacttgctgggtgggagggacttttccctatatatatatatatatatatatatatatatatatatatatatatatatatgtatgggatacagtcataacaatagtaataaaaaactgGGTAAAATATAATACTAAGATAACTCTTACTGTAAACCGATAAATGCACTGTATCGTTACAATAATTTCAATGAAAGGAAGCATTGCACGTGGCAGCCAATAATGGATTTACAGGTCTTCCTGGCATACGAGACAGGAACTTTCTTCCCTGTAGACGCCACCATCAGAATAGTGAATTTGATTCATCTTCGTTGGCAGAGAAGCATAAAAATCCCGCACCTGAAGGAGAGGCAAAATGGGCGAAGGTGAGCTCACGCAAAAAATGGTATGATTTTGTAGATACATGTCTATTTTATATGTTAATGTCCAGACCGGTGAAGAGGCAAATGGAAAGTATACAGGAAGTGAGGGATTAATAGATAATTCACAAAGGTTCTGGTTAATCATTCACAAGAAGTCACTCACCTCCTGTCGCTGGTCGGCCTCCATGACGGGGAAGGGCGTAAGGGCGAGATAGCGGAGGTCGTCCTCGGTCGCTGCCTCCCACTTGAAGCCCAGGGCATCGTCAGGGGTGGGGTTGCTgagggagagaacgggggagggggaggtcaggaatcattgtgtacgtgtgtatagatAGAACTAAGTAGATACAcggataagtatatgtatgagaCACACCCATGAGCATACACGAAAAAAGTTACCCCGTGGCAGCGAAGTTCGTCCACATAGTCGTGATGATGTCTCTGAGGCGGAGGTCCTCCTCGCTTTGCAGATCCCGCGGGCGGCTTGGCAGGCTGCTGGGGTTGAGGAGCGGCCCGCCGGCGAATAAGTAGTACAGGTCGTCGCCATGAGAAATCCCTgggaaagaataaggaggaatcGTACAGACTTCTTAGTCTGCTTTTGTATTTACCATCACAAGCTGACTAGCAGGATATTGCAAGATTCTAATGTACTGAAAAAAGAATCTTCCTTCGTTTCTGCAATACTTCAGTCTACCTTGCAGATGCCTGTCTGAACCTTTTGAGTCCATGACGTCTATCCCAACTAGGCATACTCTGTGCTGTGACGAACATGGTGGTTCATTGCCATTATCGATTTTAACAACTGCACAGGATTAgcgtgtatgacatatatattccAATCTGCAATACACGAaccaattatattcattatagtaACGGCTTCTCCAACATTCATGTGAATACATTTTATCCCTTAATATCAGCAACTGCATTAGGAATTGTTGGGTTATCTTAGTACAGAAAATAACGTTGCAAAATAGGGatgcattcatttatctatcgacttatgtatctatctatatacttatgaaATATTATGAAAGAtgcaattttgaaaaaaatgctttaaatttactttttaaaaacatTCATACTTTTCATTCTTAACCACAAAAGAAGaggctttcttttatttcaatctCTCTATGCATAGAACACGAAGATCAATCGTCTCACTTATTGGTTTAAAACTTTCTGTAGCATATTTCAAGAAATTTTGGAATTCTTTGTTCGACTGATGAGATGTATTGAACATTCAACATATTCCTCTCATTTGAGAATAAAATGCAATGTCTTGTTCTGATGATAATGAGTTGTAAACGTTGGTGTAAGCTACTTTCCACACAATGCCCAGTCTTTCTGCATACTTCATTTGCTACCCTTCATTTAAAATTTATGTTGAACATTAAGAAtgtgattaaaatgataacaatggtacatCAAAGGAACTTCTTCCTGCAATAGGAGAAATTACGAAATGACACTATGGCACTTATCAGTCACAACTCACATTGACGCCCTATATTCGTCTTGAAGAAATCTCCCATGGACAACTGGGATCGGTGCTTCAGCTCGTAGCGGTAAGTAGCAAGACCAGGAACCCGAGCGTGGTAGAGGGTCGTCAGGTCGTGTGGTACGGCAAAAGAGTAGTCTGTGTTCATCTGGGAATATAAATTTTCGTAGGAATGTTATATTGTGTGATTAAAGCCTATGATAAGAGCAAAGCAATATGGTTTATATGCAGAATTACTAAATGTAATCACggtaatgaagaaagaaatgtgagaaaTAGGCTTACTTATGTCAAGGACATGTTCTGAAATAAAATACTCCTGATATTGTTATAAGTAGCCAACCTGAAACAAACAATAGATCGACGTAAATGGAAAATTGGTAAAATTAAAATTAGACACAAATGGTTCGTTACCTTAGTTAGCTCTTTGATGTGGTCACGATCGATAGTTGCGTTGCCAAGGTAGTGTTGGTAGACCTTGGTGCTAAAGACTAAGGCATCGTCAATTTCAGGCCTGACCATCAGGCTAACTGGGCCGAAGACAGGAAAGTTGTTTTGTAAGGCAGGAAAGAGGTCCTTTCGAGCTAGCATTGCTGTGGATGAAGAGGCCGATAATTTGCTTAggtgatatatatctttttttcattttgtccttTATCCTCAGTttccttgttaaaaaaaaaaaaaaaaaaaaaaaaaaaacgttggtaATCTGAAATTCTAATGATCTCCCTTCTTTTAGAAaacactccccccatccccccaaaaaatctcTATTAACCTTGGCGAAAGGGATTCTTCAGTTCTTAATAGAAGACTTAGCATTAACGTCTAAAAATATGCTGCAAAGTCAGTACTCTGATTCCTAAGGAAATTCTGGTAGAGATTCTAAACTACGCCAGATGGACGTAGACATCTTGATATATTCCCTCAACTTAGAAACACACTATGCACCGAAGAAAATTACAAATTCCCAGGTAACCTTGCCAAAAGATTACTAACGGTTTGTTACTAGAGCTCCTTCGTCTCTTGTGATTCCAGCCATGAGGTCCACTTGGTTGAAGGCTCCGACTTGCATCAGACGCGCGGGCAGATCCGGTACGAAGTCCCCATCAACAAGAGGCAGAGCGACTGCTGGCAAGATGAACCATTCCtgaaacagtaagtatatagAGTAAAATAGCATGATCTTTATACAACAGGTCGTTGACTTTAATAAATCAGTAATTCCAATGTATGGCCAGGTAAATTTCTAACTCACCATGAAATCTTGGAACCTTGCGGCCAACTTGCGACCGTCTACCTCCTGAAGACAGTCAAGAATTTCATACTTGTGACCGAAGGCTTTGGAGCAACCGACGGCTTTGCTAACTTCCTTCGCCACACGTCTGTGCTGCTCGTGGCGTGCCCATGGCGCCAAGGCCGACCCTGACTGCATGATGGCGCGAGAGAAGAGGCCTAATGATGTATAAAAGGACCTTTGTGAACTTTATAGACAGCAGTAGCTTAATTAGGCTAATGATGTAAAACCCTAGGACAAGTTTTGAAAAGTTTTCAGTTTTTTAAAACGAGGAACTTCACTTCACCTTTAGATTTGGGTGACAATATATGATAATGTACCGAGGCGCCCCCAGCACTCTCCCCGAAGATTGTGACCCTGTCAGCGTCTCCTCCGAAGCTGTGGATGTTGTCCTGCACCCAGCGGAGGGCGAGGGTCTGGTCCTTCAGCCCAAAGTTCCCGGGAATCACCTCATCCTCCGTGGATAGAAATCCTAGAAAGAACATTTGAAAGAGTGGTGGAATCGAGAACATATTTCAGTGAAAATGAGCACTccctcccaatatatatatatatatatatatatatatatatatatatatatatatatatatatatatatatatttatttatttatttatacacacacacacacacacacacacacacacacacacacacacacacacacacacacacacacacacacacacacacacacacacacacacatatatatatatatatatatatatatatatatatatatatatatatatatatatatatatatatatatatatatatatggagagagagaaagaaagaaagagggaaggcgagagaggagggagagaaaagtgaaatggagagagagataaaaaaataaaaaataaaaagtgacatTCAAATTCCAAAGAAACTTGAAATCAATCACCACTTACCCATGATGCCGACCCTATACTGTAAAACTACGAGTACAATGTCGTGGTTCATGAGGACATGAGGCCGGTACTCGTATGCGCCCCCCGCCAGGTAAGCTCCCCCGTGGATCCACACCATCACAGGGTAGTTCTTGGAAGTTTCCGTCTTgtggcaaaaaataaaaagataaaataaataaataaataaaacaattaaataaagaagaattaaagaaaatcaATCATAacgatgaataagaaaaagaaaaaaataatgaattgaaAATGACAGTGTATTTGTAATtgcaaatatgaaaacaaaataagacaaataGGAAGGAATGAACTTAATTAAAAATCACAACGTAAGGACAATCGCAACGATAATTAAcatgaaggaaaaataagacgccacataaaaatcaaatgaataaaaaatcccaATATAGGAATAACCGAAAGAATATATAACAGgatgaaaaacaaaaggaaagagtgaaattaataaaacataataaagaaagacatggataacactaagaaaaaaatctaaaataccgataagtaacatgaaaaaaaaacattctgaatTACCTTCGGCGTGAAAACGTTGAGGTACAAGCAGTCTTCATTGCCACGCAGGTCCTCCGGGGCCAGAGTCACTCCCATGGCAGCGTAGGCCAAGGGCACGAGGAGGCACGGCGAGGGTGTCCTGGATCcgtccctcacgccctcccaccGCTCTGCCTGCACCGGGTCCTGGAGAGGAGGATGCGGAGGATCTCGTTAACTTTTGACcttgtgattgattgattgattgactggccGACTGACCGACGCTCTACCATTCTATCAGcctggctgcctctctctctgaatcCAGTTCACGATCTGACAGAGGAACTAAATGATTATAGAGCTTGAGTTTCCAACCTGGGGTACTTTCCGAAGGGCCATGGAACAGTATGTAAATGATGACGTCGAATTTAACTGAAATCCATCTTATCTATAGTACCTACATACCATTCCTCTCACATATCAGtgaattggaatctttccataaagtgttcttgtcctctAGTTTTTGAGACACCATTATACTATTcataagtaataacaattaaaGAAGATGACACACACTGAGGGATAATTATAAAATGGTCGGTGGTCACAAAATCAAAAGATTGAGAACCACTTTCATAGAGCctcgatgaaaaaagaaaaaaaaatagtatgctGAAATTAGAGACAACCTGGAGTAAAGATCATGCTGGTCATAGTCGTTTACTTTGAACCAATTGCAAAGGCACTAGCTACGTATTGACGACATTTAATTTGTCTAGTTTAATTTGCCAGTCAGACGAAAGTAAAATGAAGattatatattaacaataaggatTTTGCTACTTTGCCACTTTTAAACCTACCTTTTCAGTTCACTAATTTGTAAAATGCCTGTCGGCAGCTATACCTAAACTTGATTGTAGCTGACTAACAGGATAACAAACATGATCGTCTGAAGATTAAGATGCTCAAAGTCATTATAGAAAATCGCATCACAGCGCAATTATTTATgcgttttgtcttcttttccccattttatctttcttttacgaGGCAGagtatatctcactctctttcaacaCCAACCTGAAGCCTTAGTTCCCCCACGGGAGGCTTGGCGAAGGGGATGCCGTAGTAGGAGTGGAATTCCCTGCCCTTCGTGGAGGTCTCAGTCACGCCCAACACACGCCCTTCCGCCACTTCAACTAAGGGCGCGGCGGCGTCACGACCTGCCAGGGCCGTCGGTACCAGAACCGCGAAAGTTACAAGAACGACGAGCATTTTGCTGCATAGAAAATAAAGGCAAAGATAAATGGGAGTTCTTGGATtgtcataaagagagagagagagagaatttatttgatttgcatttatttggataaataatACATTACCCAAACATACCCAACTCCTTTGGAGTGACTAGGTATATAGCACTTTATAGATCCTTGGGCAAAATCTTTACAAttgtgtttatattattttacAGATGCAAATTGTTTATGTATCCTTAAAATGTTATCAATTACATTAATCATATGCTTTGTCATTGGTATCATTTCTCTAACACCCTTTCTGAGAGGGTCTGTGTATTAACATTCCATTACAGAGTGTTACAAATTATGTCTTAATCTTTCACCACATACTCTAGACTTTTTAAGCGAGTCTTCCTTGGGAATATTGCACTCCCAAGGGTACTTGTATCCTAACCTTAATCGTGCTACCTGATTGTACATTTTGACTGAGTTACTCTGACTGAGTTTCCTTTCATCTCTATTCTTCCTATTTATCcatgtctttatttttcctcttctttgctgCATAGATGAACTGATAGCAACATTAATGCCATTTTTGGTGCCGCTTCTTGGGCTAGCTTATCTGCTTTTTCATTTCCACTTATTCCGATATGTGATGGAACCCACATAAAGCTAGTGcagatattattatcttttattatcttacATTAtcgtttagtgtttttttttctaattctacaAACAATTTCAGTACGTTTCTttcacacaaaatataaaaaatcgtCAAACCATTTACTGGCGTCGTGCACAAGGTTACATTAAGGTTACCATAATCAAGACAGGAAACCTCGTATTCGCTAGAGTTACGTCAGCAACGCCTCGACACCCGTCTCCTCGCAAGCGAAGTTATactcattatagttataatctaTTAGACTCTTGGGCTCAATTTCACTAACTCATAGATGTGACCTTTGAACGTAACCAATCAGCGCGTAGAAtttaaaagagggaaaaacgatCAACCACTCATGCTAGTAAGAAAATTGCGTGTTGTtgccgatgtgtgtgtgtgtgtgtgtgtgtgtgtgtgtgtgtgtgtgtgtgtgtgtgtgtgtgtgtgtgtgtgtgtgtgtgtgtgtgtgtgtgtgtgtgtatgtgtgtgtgtgtgcgtgtgtgcgtgtgtgtatgtgtgcgtatgtgtttgtgtgtgtatttgtgtatgtatttgtgtgtgtgtgtgcatttacatatatatatacatatatgtatatatatgtatacatatatgtatatatgtgtatacatatatgtatatatatgtgtgtgtgtgtttgtgtataaatatatcgaAAATGTTCACCATGAACTTCTTAGTCAATGGGATGAATTGTGGGAGTAGTGGAACGTGGAATGAGTTATTAGCTTGCAGTCGCCGGGAGCAGTGTGAAGTATAATGCACTACTACATTACTAGTAAGATTGTTACtgtcactactactatcactattgttattagtgttataattactattaatatcatcattatcattactactactagctACGTATTGAAGACATCTATATACTCCTTCTGTACTATTCCTgcttctactactgttactagtACAACCAATATTATTTTTGCTACAGCGACTGTTGTTGTATCACTAGCAATAGAATGCAAATGTAATAGTGGTAAGCTGAGTTTTCTATAGAGCTGTGTTTCTAAAAAATCTTGGTATCGTTACTCAGTTATGCGTTAAAGGAAAGGGCAATTTGTAATGTTATATTCCAAATGCACTTTGTATGAAATTGTTTTTTCATGAAGGTAGATAGTATATCCACTTCTGcgtgtttattaatttatcatttcgTCTATCAATTGatctatatatgaatacgaaTATGAATTCGTTTCGTAATTAAGGTGAACACAATTCTCATCTAACGTTAGATAAAGATTATTCCCTACAAGAAGACTATATAGCTTCGATGAACCCATAATTATAGCGAGTCATTGCTGAAAGCAGCAAATAGAAGGGAATCCGGCAACAATATTTGCCGTTAATTTTCGTGTATCGAGCGGAAATTACAATCCATCCTCATGAACTTTCATACAAATAGTTGATATCTTTTTCCATTATCTCAAATTCCAGGTGAAATTGTGATAATTTAATATACAGTGAACGCCAAGAACGGTGTGCAACTGGTCTTtaattgaataatgataaaaataacgataatgatgataatagtggtaatgatgataacaaaagaataatgatactgataataataataataatgacaatgataatagtgataatactagtaacggtatcaatactttatatatatatatatatatatatatatatatatatatatatatatatatatatatatatatatatatatatatatatatatatatatgatattaataacaacaatggtaatgaagataatgaccaataaaaagagcaataacgatgataataataacaataacaatactaacgacAACcactacatcaacaacaacaacactaaaatcAGACAAATGAAGAAACTGaagcccctcccctcaccttgcGCGGACCGGCGGAGGCAGCGCAGAGGAAACCGCACAAGCGACTGCGCTGGAAACGGCGCGGGCTGGGATCGGCGGCGGCGAGGCATCGGCCTCTCCCGCCGGATGCGCTTATCACGGGATGGGTCAGGCGATTGCGTGCATTTGAtgctttatgtatatgaatatgtgtgtgaatacatttagtttatttgtatgcataaatgtgaatagatagatatacggcaCATAAACAATACACAATTATTCACGCAAACATgcgcacacgcatgtatatatatgtatatatgtatgtatacgtacatatatagttacggctggtatgtcactaagagaattaaggggaagagagctccgctgaactcgaatcctctcaatgcggaagccaaaatcatagacgcgaAGTGAGGTCTTAAGGATGCGGCCTGGAATGAACGGCTAAATGCCACGTAACAACCACGACTCGTGCTAAGGTACTGCTAGTGACTGGaaagattcttctggttaattcatggttatccattcattcttcatttcatATTATAAATCTCATGAATGCCGttaagttattataattattaaccttTTTATTGTTCACTTacttatcatttccattaatgtattttcttcaaagttcattattAATTATGTATTCATTCCTTGACTGTATTATAATCCTTTCTTAATTACAAATAAACTGATTAGTTAAAGTCCCTTATTGccaatcattattcatctttcattatacgttatttcTTATGCTGATTATCTTTCATTGTTACGTATTATTTAGTAATTGTAAAATACATTTATGTTGATATGGAAAAATACGTAAACTCGATAtttacaatttatttttattatttccttcaccaaaatagaaataaacacaaaaaccgaAACAGacgaaaaacgcacacacaaatagtgaaaataaataagaatccttccctcccacagaaAAAAGTACAAGCCCCGAgataaacgacaaaaaaaaaaaaaaaacagcaacgacAAAGAGGTCTAGctcaggcctatggcggtggaggagtgtatagataatcatatatatgtaatacacacacacacacacacacacacacacacacacacacacacatatatatgtgtgtgtgtgtgtgtgtgtgtgtgtgtgtgtgtgtgtgtgtgtgtacatatatatatatatatatatatatatatatatatatatatatatatatatatatatatatatatatatatatatatatatatagagagagagagagagagagagagagagagagagagagagagagagagagagagagagagagagagagagagagagagagatacatttatgcaattgtgtgtatgtttgtgtatatgtatatatatatacatatacataaatacatatatatatatatatatatatatatatatatatatatatatatatatatatatatatatatatatgtatgtatatatatatatatatatatatatatatatatatatatatatatatatatatatatttatatatatttatatttagatgtatataaacatatctacatacatacatatatatatatatatatatatatatatatatatatatatacatatatatatatatatatatatatatatatatatatatatatgtgtgtgtgtgtgtgtgtgtgtgtgtgtgtgtgtgtgtgtgtgtgtgtgtgtgtgtgtatatacatatatatacttatatatacatatatatatatatatacatatatatatatagatataaatatagatataggtatagatatagatatagatgtagatatagatatatatgtatatatatatatatatatatatatgcatgtacatacatacatacatacacacacacacacacacacacacacacacacacacgcatagacacacacacacacacatgtatatatatatatatatatatatatatatatatatatatatatatatatatatatacatatacacacacacataaatatgcatatgtacatatacaaatatatatataatatatatatatatatatatatatatatatatatatatatatatatatatatatatatatacatatatccatgtacatacatacatacatatatatatatatatatatatatatatatatatatatatatatatgcatatgtacatatacatatatgtatggatatatatgtatatatgtatgtatatatatttatatatatatgtgtgtgcatatatgtatatatatgtacacacacacaaacacacacacacaaacacacacacacacacacacacacacacacacacacacacacacacacacaaacacacacagaaatatatatatatatatatatatatatatatatatatatatatatatatatatatatatatgtatgtatataactgtgtgagtgcgtgtgtgtgtatatacatacatacatacatacatacatacatacatacatacatacatacatacatatatatatatatatatatatatatata
It encodes:
- the LOC113801640 gene encoding juvenile hormone esterase isoform X1, yielding MLVVLVTFAVLVPTALAGRDAAAPLVEVAEGRVLGVTETSTKGREFHSYYGIPFAKPPVGELRLQDPVQAERWEGVRDGSRTPSPCLLVPLAYAAMGVTLAPEDLRGNEDCLYLNVFTPKTETSKNYPVMVWIHGGAYLAGGAYEYRPHVLMNHDIVLVVLQYRVGIMGFLSTEDEVIPGNFGLKDQTLALRWVQDNIHSFGGDADRVTIFGESAGGASVHYHILSPKSKGLFSRAIMQSGSALAPWARHEQHRRVAKEVSKAVGCSKAFGHKYEILDCLQEVDGRKLAARFQDFMEWFILPAVALPLVDGDFVPDLPARLMQVGAFNQVDLMAGITRDEGALVTNPMLARKDLFPALQNNFPVFGPVSLMVRPEIDDALVFSTKVYQHYLGNATIDRDHIKELTKMNTDYSFAVPHDLTTLYHARVPGLATYRYELKHRSQLSMGDFFKTNIGRQWISHGDDLYYLFAGGPLLNPSSLPSRPRDLQSEEDLRLRDIITTMWTNFAATGNPTPDDALGFKWEAATEDDLRYLALTPFPVMEADQRQEVRDFYASLPTKMNQIHYSDGGVYREESSCLVCQEDL
- the LOC113801640 gene encoding juvenile hormone esterase isoform X3 — its product is MGVTLAPEDLRGNEDCLYLNVFTPKTETSKNYPVMVWIHGGAYLAGGAYEYRPHVLMNHDIVLVVLQYRVGIMGFLSTEDEVIPGNFGLKDQTLALRWVQDNIHSFGGDADRVTIFGESAGGASVHYHILSPKSKGLFSRAIMQSGSALAPWARHEQHRRVAKEVSKAVGCSKAFGHKYEILDCLQEVDGRKLAARFQDFMEWFILPAVALPLVDGDFVPDLPARLMQVGAFNQVDLMAGITRDEGALVTNPMLARKDLFPALQNNFPVFGPVSLMVRPEIDDALVFSTKVYQHYLGNATIDRDHIKELTKMNTDYSFAVPHDLTTLYHARVPGLATYRYELKHRSQLSMGDFFKTNIGRQWISHGDDLYYLFAGGPLLNPSSLPSRPRDLQSEEDLRLRDIITTMWTNFAATGNPTPDDALGFKWEAATEDDLRYLALTPFPVMEADQRQEVRDFYASLPTKMNQIHYSDGGVYREESSCLVCQEDL
- the LOC113801640 gene encoding juvenile hormone esterase isoform X2, with translation MLVVLVTFAVLVPTALAGRDAAAPLVEVAEGRVLGVTETSTKGREFHSYYGIPFAKPPVGELRLQDPVQAERWEGVRDGSRTPSPCLLVPLAYAAMGVTLAPEDLRGNEDCLYLNVFTPKTETSKNYPVMVWIHGGAYLAGGAYEYRPHVLMNHDIVLVVLQYRVGIMGFLSTEDEVIPGNFGLKDQTLALRWVQDNIHSFGGDADRVTIFGESAGGASVHYHILSPKSKGLFSRAIMQSGSALAPWARHEQHRRVAKEVSKAVGCSKAFGHKYEILDCLQEVDGRKLAARFQDFMEWFILPAVALPLVDGDFVPDLPARLMQVGAFNQVDLMAGITRDEGALVTNPMLARKDLFPALQNNFPVFGPVSLMVRPEIDDALVFSTKVYQHYLGNATIDRDHIKELTKMNTDYSFAVPHDLTTLYHARVPGLATYRYELKHRSQLSMGDFFKTNIGRQYWNIYVIHANPVQLLKSIMAMNHHVRHSTEYA